Proteins from one Catenuloplanes atrovinosus genomic window:
- a CDS encoding TetR/AcrR family transcriptional regulator translates to MTTRPRPGGRSARVQESVHRAVEELLATGGREALSVPAIAQRAGVTPSTIYRRWGDLHDLLADVAVRRLRPDTGPADHGTLRADLRAWSQQYAEEMSSRPGRELVRDVLCAPESGEGNERRGRCTAYAREQIEEILARARGRDEPVPPAGLVVDRVVAPIIYRVLFAADGASAAYATELVDDLLDWVAGGRPSTATAVG, encoded by the coding sequence GTGACCACCCGACCCCGTCCCGGCGGCCGCAGCGCCCGCGTGCAGGAGTCCGTTCACCGAGCCGTCGAGGAGCTTCTGGCCACTGGCGGGCGCGAGGCGCTGAGCGTGCCGGCGATCGCGCAGCGGGCCGGCGTCACCCCGTCGACCATCTACCGCCGCTGGGGTGACCTGCACGACCTGCTCGCCGACGTGGCCGTGCGCCGGCTTCGCCCGGACACCGGGCCGGCCGACCACGGCACGCTCCGCGCCGACCTGCGGGCCTGGTCGCAGCAGTACGCCGAGGAGATGTCCTCCCGCCCCGGGCGGGAGCTGGTGCGTGACGTGCTCTGCGCGCCGGAGTCCGGCGAGGGGAACGAGCGGCGAGGCCGATGCACGGCCTACGCCCGTGAGCAGATCGAGGAGATCCTCGCCCGGGCGCGCGGCCGCGACGAACCGGTGCCGCCGGCCGGCCTGGTCGTGGACCGGGTGGTGGCGCCCATCATCTACCGGGTGCTCTTCGCCGCCGACGGTGCCTCCGCCGCGTACGCGACCGAACTCGTCGACGACCTGCTGGACTGGGTCGCCGGGGGCCGGCCTAGCACCGCGACGGCGGTTGGGTGA
- a CDS encoding MFS transporter, whose protein sequence is MSTTSSPTRATPSPGTDRRALTGYATVVLTFMAAASAPTPLYAEYQRAWHFAPTTLTAVFAAYAAPLLLTLVATGALSDHLGRRAVVLAAMAVEAVALATFAVADGTPALFAARIVQGLATGAATGALAAAIVDADQVRGALVNSVAPIAGLAVGALGTGLLVTYAPAPRQLVYLVLLAVLAVQAAVVARTPDRSPRRPGALASLRPRFAVPATARSALLRVTPVEVAVWALGGFTLSLGPSLARALSGLDSPLTGGLTTFALLGAGAAAVLGLHHQPAGRILLIGAAALTAGSAISVAAVLTGSFPLLLAGTIVSGAGFGTGFLGAVRTIAPLAAPAERAGLMATFYVISYLAMSVPAVGAGLAVARGGLLPTAAGYGTVVALLSLAGLISTLRTRTTPIGARP, encoded by the coding sequence GTGTCCACGACATCCAGCCCCACCCGGGCCACGCCCTCACCCGGCACCGACCGGCGCGCCCTCACCGGCTACGCCACCGTCGTGCTGACCTTCATGGCCGCGGCGAGCGCACCCACCCCGCTCTACGCCGAATATCAGCGCGCCTGGCACTTCGCGCCCACCACGCTGACGGCCGTCTTCGCCGCGTACGCGGCGCCTCTGCTGCTGACCCTGGTCGCCACCGGCGCGCTCTCCGACCATCTCGGTCGCCGCGCGGTCGTGCTGGCCGCCATGGCCGTCGAAGCCGTCGCGCTGGCCACGTTCGCCGTCGCCGACGGCACCCCCGCACTGTTCGCCGCCCGGATCGTGCAGGGCCTGGCGACCGGTGCCGCCACCGGCGCACTGGCCGCCGCCATCGTCGATGCCGACCAGGTCCGCGGGGCCCTGGTCAACAGCGTCGCGCCGATCGCCGGGCTGGCCGTCGGCGCGCTCGGCACGGGTCTGCTCGTGACGTACGCCCCCGCCCCGCGCCAGTTGGTCTACCTGGTGCTGCTCGCCGTCCTGGCCGTGCAGGCCGCCGTGGTGGCCCGCACCCCCGACCGCTCGCCCCGGCGGCCCGGCGCGCTCGCCTCGCTGCGTCCCCGGTTCGCGGTGCCCGCCACGGCCCGCTCCGCGCTGCTGCGGGTGACGCCGGTCGAGGTCGCGGTCTGGGCGCTCGGCGGCTTCACGCTCTCCCTCGGCCCGTCGCTGGCCCGCGCACTGAGCGGCCTGGACTCGCCGCTGACCGGCGGCCTGACCACCTTCGCCCTGCTCGGCGCCGGCGCGGCCGCGGTGCTCGGCCTGCACCACCAGCCGGCCGGACGCATCCTGCTGATCGGCGCGGCCGCCCTCACCGCCGGGTCCGCGATCTCGGTCGCGGCCGTGCTGACCGGCTCCTTCCCGCTGCTGCTGGCGGGCACGATCGTCTCCGGCGCCGGCTTCGGAACCGGCTTCCTCGGCGCGGTCCGCACCATCGCCCCGCTGGCCGCCCCGGCCGAACGCGCCGGCCTGATGGCCACCTTCTACGTCATCAGCTACCTGGCGATGAGCGTGCCGGCCGTCGGCGCCGGACTGGCCGTAGCCCGCGGCGGGCTGCTGCCCACCGCCGCCGGCTACGGCACGGTGGTCGCGCTGCTCAGCCTGGCCGGCCTGATCTCCACGCTGCGCACCCGTACCACCCCGATCGGAGCACGCCCATGA
- a CDS encoding AraC-like ligand-binding domain-containing protein has protein sequence MLTVFDSATIAPQDRLEAWREITAASLAPTAIDCPEPEAFSAHLRAVPLGGAQITSLAYTALAARRTPREIRRSDPEYYQVGLIRAGRQGVAQNDASALLGCGDLVIYDSSRPFEAVVSADSRAESVVLQFGKRMLPLPAKQVAGLCAVSLPGAEGIGRLLATFLASMADGRTRCTERDALRLETIAVDLTTAVLAHHLERDNPPLCSPTRTLYLRIVAFIEQNLHDPDLSPVTIALAHRISARYLHRIFQQHHPVSVAGHIRTRRLDQARRDLADPRLGHLTIAAIARRWGFPRPADFSRAFHRQTGVPPRDYRNSA, from the coding sequence ATGCTCACTGTGTTCGACAGCGCCACGATCGCCCCGCAGGACCGCCTGGAGGCCTGGCGGGAGATCACCGCCGCCTCGCTGGCGCCGACGGCGATCGACTGTCCCGAACCCGAGGCGTTCTCCGCCCACCTCCGCGCGGTGCCGCTCGGCGGCGCGCAGATCACCTCGCTGGCCTACACGGCGCTGGCGGCCCGGCGGACGCCGCGCGAGATCCGCCGGTCCGACCCGGAGTACTACCAGGTCGGCCTCATCCGGGCCGGCCGGCAGGGCGTCGCGCAGAACGACGCCAGCGCCCTGCTCGGCTGCGGCGACCTGGTGATCTACGACAGTTCCCGGCCGTTCGAGGCGGTGGTCAGCGCAGACTCGCGCGCGGAGTCGGTGGTGCTGCAGTTCGGCAAGCGCATGCTGCCGCTGCCCGCCAAACAGGTGGCCGGGCTCTGCGCCGTCTCGCTACCCGGCGCCGAGGGAATCGGCCGCCTGCTGGCCACATTCCTCGCCTCGATGGCCGACGGCCGCACCCGCTGCACCGAACGCGACGCCCTGCGCCTCGAGACCATCGCGGTGGACCTGACCACCGCCGTGCTGGCGCACCACCTGGAGCGGGACAACCCGCCGCTGTGCTCCCCCACCCGCACCCTCTACCTGCGCATCGTCGCCTTCATCGAGCAGAATCTGCACGATCCGGACCTGAGCCCGGTCACCATCGCCCTAGCTCACCGGATCTCCGCGCGCTACCTGCACCGGATCTTCCAGCAGCACCACCCGGTCAGCGTCGCCGGCCACATCCGGACCCGCCGCCTGGACCAGGCCCGCCGCGACCTGGCCGACCCGCGCCTCGGCCACCTCACCATCGCCGCCATCGCCCGCCGCTGGGGTTTCCCCCGCCCGGCCGACTTCAGCCGCGCCTTCCACCGCCAGACCGGCGTACCACCACGCGACTACCGCAACAGCGCCTGA
- a CDS encoding DsbA family oxidoreductase: MDAGPAGDALTSGECAAAVDHDQTRARALGAKAVPFHVIDGRYRISGAQSTEVFVDILRRVASER, from the coding sequence CTGGACGCCGGTCCGGCCGGCGACGCGCTCACCAGCGGTGAGTGCGCCGCCGCCGTGGACCACGACCAGACCCGGGCACGCGCGCTGGGTGCGAAAGCCGTCCCGTTTCACGTCATCGATGGCCGGTACCGTATATCCGGCGCACAGTCGACCGAGGTCTTCGTCGACATCCTTCGCCGCGTCGCCTCGGAACGATGA
- a CDS encoding TetR/AcrR family transcriptional regulator, with protein sequence MSVSVPPRRADARRNYDRILRAAEVEVADHGAEASLEEIARRAGVGSATLHRHFPSRRELLQAVFHDRVEALCARGRLLTETDEAHSALREWLTDLTVFGATTRGMARSLVLDPNQSAPSSDGSCETMLATVGGALLAKAQRTGAVRGDISILDLLMLVNAVSLVTEGSTDAADAARRLLNLALEGIRFPEA encoded by the coding sequence GTGTCGGTATCCGTGCCGCCCAGACGCGCCGACGCCCGGCGGAACTACGACCGGATCCTGCGTGCCGCCGAGGTCGAGGTCGCCGATCACGGGGCGGAGGCGTCGCTGGAGGAGATCGCACGCCGTGCCGGGGTGGGGTCGGCGACCCTGCACCGGCACTTCCCGTCGCGGCGCGAGCTTCTCCAGGCCGTGTTCCACGACCGGGTCGAGGCCCTGTGCGCTCGCGGACGGCTCCTGACCGAAACCGACGAAGCGCATTCCGCGCTGCGCGAATGGCTCACCGACCTCACGGTCTTCGGCGCCACCACGCGGGGCATGGCCCGCTCCCTGGTGCTGGATCCGAACCAGAGCGCGCCGAGTTCCGATGGGAGTTGCGAAACGATGCTCGCGACGGTCGGCGGCGCACTGCTGGCGAAGGCTCAGCGCACCGGCGCCGTCCGGGGCGACATTTCAATCCTCGACCTGCTCATGCTCGTCAACGCCGTGTCGCTGGTCACCGAGGGAAGCACCGATGCGGCGGACGCGGCGCGCCGCCTCCTGAATCTGGCCTTGGAGGGCATCCGATTCCCGGAGGCTTGA
- a CDS encoding helix-turn-helix domain-containing protein — MIGPRLRELRTAAGLTLTSAARYAGIAHSTLSRLETGRLRPTLDQLVPLARLYGVTLDELASPSPGPADRPGLHRHGATYLPLNRRPGGIQAYRVTAPGLAGPNEPAPCGHEGFQWLHVLGGTLRLVLGDRDLRLRDGESAEFDTRVPHWMSNATAAPLEMVVLFGRQGERPSITVRAAPA; from the coding sequence GTGATCGGTCCACGGCTGCGTGAGCTGCGCACGGCGGCCGGCCTGACGCTCACGTCGGCCGCGCGCTACGCGGGCATCGCACACAGCACGCTCTCCCGCCTGGAGACCGGGCGGCTGCGGCCCACGCTGGACCAGCTCGTCCCGCTGGCCCGCCTGTACGGCGTCACGCTCGACGAGCTCGCCTCACCTTCGCCCGGGCCGGCGGACCGGCCCGGGCTGCACCGGCACGGCGCGACGTACCTGCCGCTGAACCGGCGCCCGGGCGGCATCCAGGCCTACCGGGTGACCGCGCCCGGCTTGGCCGGTCCGAACGAGCCGGCGCCGTGCGGGCACGAGGGATTCCAGTGGCTGCACGTGCTCGGCGGCACGCTCCGGCTCGTGCTCGGCGACCGCGACCTGCGGCTGCGCGACGGGGAGTCCGCGGAGTTCGACACCCGCGTGCCGCACTGGATGAGCAACGCCACCGCGGCGCCGCTGGAGATGGTCGTCCTGTTCGGACGCCAGGGCGAACGGCCGTCCATCACGGTACGGGCCGCGCCCGCCTGA
- a CDS encoding glycosyltransferase — MSIVPSGDVPVFSEEDVLPLFENRLRPVLDVFAASYEVLAADDGSRDATPLVLEGMRHRWPRLRVARLRRDNGHPKALTAGPHRARGEYVASVDAGRQNPSETVATMLRLGHVSGRDVVPGIRADRSSDTRFKRWTGGLYHRLVRRLVGAGDFRLLDRRAVDALTGPREHLPVYRLIFTTLQGRTAYVVASGSEMAANR; from the coding sequence ATGTCGATCGTGCCCTCCGGCGACGTGCCGGTGTTCAGCGAAGAGGACGTGCTGCCGCTGTTCGAGAACCGGCTCCGGCCGGTCCTCGACGTGTTCGCGGCGTCGTACGAGGTGCTCGCCGCGGATGACGGCAGCCGGGACGCCACGCCGCTCGTCCTGGAGGGGATGCGCCACCGATGGCCGCGGCTGCGGGTCGCCCGGCTCCGGCGCGACAACGGACACCCGAAGGCGCTCACCGCCGGCCCGCACCGCGCCCGCGGTGAATACGTGGCCAGCGTCGACGCCGGCCGCCAGAATCCGTCGGAGACCGTCGCCACGATGCTACGGCTCGGCCACGTGTCCGGGCGCGACGTGGTGCCCGGCATACGGGCGGACCGCAGCAGTGACACCCGGTTCAAGCGCTGGACCGGCGGGCTGTACCACCGGCTCGTCCGTCGCCTGGTCGGCGCCGGAGACTTCCGGCTGCTCGACCGCCGGGCGGTGGACGCGCTCACCGGTCCGCGGGAGCACCTGCCGGTCTACCGCCTGATCTTCACCACTCTCCAGGGCAGGACCGCGTACGTGGTCGCCTCCGGCTCGGAGATGGCGGCGAACCGGTGA
- a CDS encoding mannosyltransferase family protein: MTQLAIAVPVVDRAPAGAGSPWRAAFLTAFAAWLAATAVRLAVTALSPTTVLNWTQWDALHYVRIAEEGYPADGPGYPAFFPLYPLLIRLADPFLPGGVLISASVVANVTAIGALALLHRLAAHEIDPETAHRAVWYLTASPMGFFLFIGYNESLFLLLSIGALYAARHGHWWLAGSLGALSSATRLFGVLLVLPLAIEYLRQTGWRPRRIRPDVLGIALVPLGVAAYSLYCWQEMGSPLAFSIAQDEWNRRYTLPGGAWLVAAGQWDGWLGPRTLGTIIDAGSMLVAMVLLVLCVMGRFRFRPDQFYLVAYSALCLLLVLSTEVGGRALQSAPRYAMEAVAIVLVLARMGTWRLVDRLVLTVGMTLHAVLLMIFMTGTYLIA; the protein is encoded by the coding sequence GTGACGCAACTCGCCATCGCCGTTCCCGTCGTGGACCGGGCGCCGGCCGGCGCCGGTTCGCCATGGCGGGCCGCGTTCCTCACGGCGTTCGCCGCATGGCTGGCCGCTACCGCCGTCCGTCTCGCGGTCACGGCGCTGAGCCCGACAACCGTGCTGAACTGGACCCAGTGGGACGCGCTGCATTACGTACGCATCGCCGAGGAGGGTTATCCGGCGGACGGGCCGGGCTACCCGGCTTTCTTCCCGTTGTATCCGCTGCTGATCCGGCTCGCCGACCCGTTCCTGCCGGGCGGTGTCCTGATCAGCGCATCGGTCGTCGCCAACGTCACCGCGATCGGCGCGCTGGCCTTGCTGCACCGGCTGGCCGCCCACGAGATCGACCCGGAGACAGCTCACCGGGCGGTCTGGTACCTGACCGCGTCCCCGATGGGCTTCTTCCTGTTCATCGGCTACAACGAGTCGCTGTTCCTGCTGCTGTCGATCGGCGCCCTCTACGCCGCCCGCCACGGCCACTGGTGGCTGGCCGGCAGCCTCGGCGCGTTGTCGTCCGCCACCCGGCTGTTCGGCGTCCTGCTTGTGCTGCCGCTGGCGATCGAGTATCTGCGTCAGACCGGCTGGCGACCGCGCCGGATCCGGCCGGACGTGCTGGGGATCGCGCTGGTGCCACTGGGCGTGGCCGCCTACAGCCTGTACTGCTGGCAGGAGATGGGCAGCCCGCTGGCGTTCAGCATCGCCCAGGACGAGTGGAACCGCCGGTACACCCTCCCGGGTGGGGCGTGGCTGGTCGCGGCCGGGCAGTGGGACGGGTGGCTGGGCCCGCGGACCCTGGGCACGATCATCGACGCAGGCTCGATGCTGGTCGCCATGGTACTGCTGGTCCTGTGCGTGATGGGCCGGTTCCGGTTCCGGCCCGACCAGTTCTATCTGGTGGCGTACTCGGCGCTGTGCCTGCTCCTGGTGCTGTCGACGGAGGTGGGCGGCCGGGCGTTGCAGTCGGCGCCGCGATACGCGATGGAGGCGGTGGCGATCGTCCTGGTGCTGGCCCGGATGGGCACCTGGCGGCTGGTCGACCGGCTCGTGCTCACCGTCGGCATGACGCTGCACGCCGTACTACTGATGATCTTCATGACCGGCACGTACCTGATCGCCTGA
- a CDS encoding peptidoglycan-binding domain-containing protein, whose protein sequence is MADGVTALDDPRRKPTEIAPRQEKAMSMRSTIRRSAAVAAFALAMTGVAAAPAAAAEIDCDSFTSLRHAGTGYYTHVPSLGSGSGNFNCVLAKGSRNIGVKALQESLNHCFGRSLAPDGQFGTLTEAAVRYAQGQLGGLSVDGRYGPRTSAAFRFALYDHNNGGRLVTGLPCVGR, encoded by the coding sequence GTGGCCGATGGTGTCACCGCGCTCGACGACCCCCGGCGGAAGCCCACGGAGATCGCACCACGTCAGGAGAAGGCAATGTCGATGCGCTCAACAATCCGCAGGTCCGCCGCGGTGGCGGCGTTCGCGCTGGCCATGACCGGGGTGGCGGCGGCGCCGGCTGCCGCGGCCGAGATCGACTGCGACAGCTTCACCAGCCTGCGCCACGCCGGCACCGGCTACTACACGCACGTGCCGTCGCTCGGGTCGGGCTCCGGGAACTTCAACTGCGTCCTGGCCAAGGGCAGCCGGAACATCGGGGTGAAGGCGCTTCAGGAGAGCCTGAACCACTGCTTCGGCCGGTCGCTTGCCCCGGACGGCCAATTCGGCACCCTGACCGAGGCAGCCGTGCGCTACGCCCAAGGCCAGCTCGGGGGCCTGTCGGTGGACGGCCGGTACGGGCCGAGGACCAGCGCGGCCTTCCGGTTCGCGCTCTACGACCACAACAACGGCGGCAGGCTGGTCACCGGTCTTCCGTGCGTAGGCCGATAA
- a CDS encoding glycoside hydrolase family 16 protein — protein MSWTRRDRRTLTARHAALTATLAVAATLVLPGMPSAQAATVEAVLDGTVAGVNHGWTAASAAGTVALRRVTDVSGPFPAKTAMEISRAGGSGSWALALAPLRNPVSFFTVGKTYRMQAWVRDSRGSNQSIGILLANGNYAHRPADAAVYGTYTDTSWHLITRTFVATAAAHADTAVYLALPASGAFRFQVTGLTVREHVAAMPAKAAPKPDRVISFAGKAGTAPSASVWNHETGGNGWGNRELQTYTTSTANSYLDGAGRLAITARRQTVKGTDGITRDFTSARLTTQGKVTIKPGSYVESAIIAPVGTGVWPAFWLLGANVKQVGWPAAGELDILEGKGATPTIAHTAMHMSKIGAPDTDLPYGWGDAGGTTDLGVPLDSKAHRYGVYFDKHVVRFYIDRKPTMTFWASDAAASGRTWPFGNEAFIVLNVAMASSAVPARSAAIRTMTIGDISIYQGGTPF, from the coding sequence ATGAGCTGGACCCGACGCGACCGCCGGACCCTGACCGCCCGACATGCCGCTCTGACCGCGACGCTCGCCGTCGCCGCCACGCTCGTCCTCCCGGGGATGCCCTCCGCCCAGGCCGCCACCGTTGAGGCCGTTCTGGACGGCACCGTCGCCGGCGTGAATCACGGCTGGACCGCGGCTTCCGCCGCCGGAACAGTCGCGCTGCGCCGGGTGACCGACGTCAGCGGCCCGTTCCCCGCCAAGACCGCCATGGAAATCTCCCGCGCCGGTGGGTCGGGCAGTTGGGCGCTGGCGCTGGCGCCGCTGCGGAACCCGGTCTCTTTTTTCACCGTCGGCAAGACCTACCGGATGCAGGCTTGGGTTCGTGACTCCCGCGGCAGTAACCAGTCGATCGGCATTCTGCTGGCCAACGGCAACTACGCGCACCGTCCCGCCGACGCCGCCGTGTACGGCACATACACCGACACGTCGTGGCACCTGATCACCCGCACCTTTGTCGCAACCGCCGCCGCGCACGCCGACACCGCCGTCTACCTGGCCCTGCCGGCCTCGGGCGCGTTCCGGTTCCAGGTCACCGGCCTGACCGTGCGGGAGCACGTCGCGGCCATGCCGGCCAAGGCCGCCCCGAAGCCGGACCGGGTGATCTCCTTCGCCGGCAAGGCCGGCACCGCCCCGTCCGCCTCGGTCTGGAACCACGAGACCGGCGGCAACGGCTGGGGCAACCGGGAACTGCAGACCTACACCACCAGCACCGCCAACTCCTACCTCGACGGCGCCGGCCGGCTAGCGATCACCGCCCGCCGCCAGACCGTCAAGGGCACCGACGGGATCACCCGCGACTTCACCAGCGCCCGCCTGACTACCCAGGGCAAGGTGACGATCAAGCCAGGCTCCTACGTGGAGAGCGCCATCATCGCTCCGGTCGGCACCGGCGTGTGGCCCGCCTTCTGGCTGCTCGGCGCCAACGTCAAGCAGGTGGGCTGGCCGGCCGCCGGCGAACTCGACATCCTCGAGGGCAAGGGCGCCACCCCGACCATCGCCCACACCGCCATGCACATGTCCAAGATCGGCGCCCCGGACACCGACCTGCCCTACGGCTGGGGCGACGCCGGCGGCACCACCGACCTCGGCGTCCCGCTCGACTCCAAGGCCCACCGCTACGGCGTGTACTTCGACAAGCACGTCGTCCGCTTCTACATCGACCGCAAGCCCACCATGACCTTCTGGGCCTCCGACGCCGCCGCGTCCGGCCGGACCTGGCCGTTCGGCAACGAGGCCTTCATCGTCCTCAACGTCGCGATGGCCTCCAGCGCCGTCCCGGCCCGATCCGCGGCGATCCGGACCATGACCATCGGAGACATCAGCATCTACCAGGGCGGCACCCCGTTCTGA